A genomic region of Chryseobacterium sp. KACC 21268 contains the following coding sequences:
- a CDS encoding SMP-30/gluconolactonase/LRE family protein: MKSFWKLGYAAFLLILVSCKVQNTGGKLFAVPPTLLSSQFTFTEGPASDKEGNVFFTDQPNDKIYFWNWKTNNVEMFLAKTGRANGTYFDKDDNLITCSDDNGEIWKINKNKEVQVLSQGFEGKRLNGPNDLWIDKFGGIYFTDPLYERDYWKDFKVEIPEKSLYYRNENGTITKLETFVQPNGIVGSQKLKKLYVSDIDAGKTYVYDILGKGKLSEKRLFCEMGSDGMTLDNQGNLYLTGKGVTIFNNKGEKLTNIPIDEEWTSNVTFGGKDHSTLFITASNSVYVLPMNVTGIQ; the protein is encoded by the coding sequence ATGAAAAGTTTTTGGAAATTGGGTTATGCGGCATTTTTGTTGATTTTGGTGAGCTGTAAAGTTCAGAATACAGGTGGGAAATTATTTGCAGTGCCACCGACATTGCTTTCGAGTCAATTTACTTTTACCGAAGGTCCTGCATCTGACAAAGAGGGAAATGTGTTTTTCACCGATCAACCGAATGACAAGATCTATTTCTGGAACTGGAAAACCAACAACGTGGAGATGTTTCTTGCCAAAACAGGCAGAGCCAACGGAACTTATTTTGATAAAGACGATAACCTGATCACTTGTTCGGATGACAACGGCGAGATCTGGAAGATCAATAAGAATAAGGAGGTCCAGGTTTTATCACAAGGTTTTGAAGGCAAAAGGCTAAATGGTCCCAATGACCTTTGGATCGACAAATTTGGTGGCATCTATTTCACAGATCCTTTGTACGAAAGGGATTATTGGAAAGACTTCAAAGTAGAGATCCCAGAGAAGAGTCTTTATTACCGAAATGAAAATGGAACGATCACAAAACTGGAAACATTTGTCCAGCCAAACGGTATCGTCGGTTCTCAAAAACTGAAAAAACTGTATGTTTCTGATATCGATGCTGGAAAAACCTATGTTTACGACATTCTTGGCAAAGGCAAACTTTCCGAAAAAAGATTGTTCTGCGAAATGGGTTCGGACGGAATGACGCTCGATAATCAAGGAAACCTCTATTTAACAGGAAAAGGTGTAACGATCTTCAATAATAAAGGTGAAAAATTAACCAATATTCCGATTGATGAAGAGTGGACCTCTAATGTGACTTTTGGTGGAAAAGACCATTCAACTTTGTTTATCACGGCTTCAAATTCTGTTTATGTTTTGCCGATGAATGTTACTGGAATTCAATAA
- a CDS encoding MerR family transcriptional regulator, with amino-acid sequence MKLNLPDKLYYSIGEVAKAFDVNTSLIRYWEQEFPIIKPKKNKKGNRYFTPSDIENLKIIYHLVKEKGYTLDGARVALTTNTKISETITIIDRLEFIKAELLKLKNSLND; translated from the coding sequence ATGAAACTTAATCTTCCTGACAAACTCTATTATTCGATTGGCGAAGTCGCAAAAGCTTTCGACGTCAACACTTCACTGATCCGCTATTGGGAACAGGAATTCCCTATCATCAAACCGAAGAAAAACAAAAAGGGAAACCGCTACTTCACACCTTCCGACATCGAGAATTTGAAGATCATCTACCACCTGGTGAAAGAGAAAGGTTACACTTTGGATGGCGCAAGAGTGGCACTGACAACCAACACGAAGATCTCGGAAACCATCACCATCATTGACCGATTGGAATTCATCAAAGCAGAACTTCTGAAGCTTAAAAATTCCCTAAACGACTAG
- a CDS encoding helix-hairpin-helix domain-containing protein, which produces MNQKLPFQIRKRQLLSLAIFGILIIFSQFAFSIYKKNQHYEKPQITFITQKVEEIILTEFNPNDLDENQWKHLGFSEKQIKTILKYKEVVGGNFKSKEQFKRCYALTPEKYEQLKNYILLPETNLEAKKENFSFKTFEKKKLNITGKFNPDLYFEKDWEKLGFSEKQAAAILKYKNYLGGSFISKEKLKECFMINDEQFAQMSPYLILPARTPENLVAKFEKKKEKETFKITHHFDPNELNLEQWQALGFSEKQAASILNYKNKILRGTFKSLEDIQKCYMISPEKFEEMKPWIKLSVPDKTTEEKPVLAEKTDFSKINLNEITFKQLREYGFTEKDAAGILAFRKKLGGFINKNQLLETYEIERALGEKLIYTAKLDNSNVAKYSLSNAPEDWLKKHPYFKFSADRIIYYRITNPEDKKIWKFLKLKPEYEEKMRLYIINDK; this is translated from the coding sequence ATGAATCAGAAATTACCTTTCCAGATCCGGAAAAGGCAGCTTCTCAGCCTTGCTATTTTCGGGATTCTCATTATTTTTTCGCAGTTTGCTTTTTCTATTTATAAAAAGAATCAGCACTACGAAAAACCTCAAATTACTTTCATCACCCAAAAAGTTGAAGAAATCATCCTCACTGAATTCAATCCAAATGACCTGGATGAAAATCAGTGGAAGCATCTTGGTTTCAGCGAAAAGCAAATCAAAACCATTTTGAAATATAAGGAAGTGGTTGGTGGAAATTTCAAATCCAAAGAACAATTCAAAAGATGTTACGCGCTGACTCCAGAGAAATATGAACAGCTGAAAAATTACATCTTGCTTCCTGAAACTAACCTTGAAGCTAAAAAAGAAAACTTCAGTTTTAAAACTTTTGAGAAGAAAAAGCTGAATATCACAGGGAAATTCAATCCAGATCTATATTTTGAAAAAGACTGGGAAAAACTAGGGTTTTCTGAGAAACAAGCGGCGGCAATCTTGAAATATAAAAATTATCTCGGCGGCAGTTTTATCAGTAAAGAAAAGCTGAAGGAATGCTTTATGATCAACGATGAACAGTTTGCACAAATGTCACCTTATCTGATTTTGCCAGCAAGAACGCCAGAAAATTTGGTGGCAAAGTTTGAGAAAAAGAAAGAGAAAGAAACCTTTAAGATCACGCACCATTTTGACCCAAATGAATTGAATCTTGAGCAATGGCAAGCTTTGGGATTTTCTGAGAAACAAGCTGCTTCTATCCTGAATTATAAAAACAAAATTTTGCGCGGAACTTTCAAATCATTAGAAGACATCCAAAAATGCTATATGATCTCGCCCGAAAAATTCGAAGAGATGAAGCCTTGGATCAAACTTTCTGTTCCTGACAAAACGACGGAAGAAAAGCCGGTGCTTGCGGAGAAGACAGATTTTAGTAAAATAAATCTGAATGAGATCACCTTCAAACAATTACGAGAATATGGTTTTACTGAAAAAGATGCTGCAGGCATATTAGCTTTCAGAAAGAAACTTGGCGGTTTCATCAACAAAAATCAATTGCTGGAAACCTATGAAATCGAAAGAGCTTTGGGCGAGAAACTGATCTATACTGCAAAATTAGACAACTCGAACGTCGCAAAATATTCTTTATCAAACGCTCCTGAAGATTGGCTAAAGAAACACCCTTATTTTAAGTTCTCTGCCGATAGGATAATCTATTATCGAATCACCAATCCGGAAGACAAAAAGATCTGGAAATTTTTGAAATTAAAACCGGAGTATGAAGAAAAGATGAGACTTTATATTATTAATGATAAATGA